In Chanodichthys erythropterus isolate Z2021 chromosome 9, ASM2448905v1, whole genome shotgun sequence, a genomic segment contains:
- the si:dkey-72l14.3 gene encoding glyco_hydro_56 domain-containing protein, producing MAERKHTFNLLSLSHLFLHLCLFTPACVCGPARAPLLAGQPFLVLWGVPDKDCLGRPNPAAFGMEWEGRVAIFYEDTLGLYPYFTMQDCPVNGGLPQHTSLDLHLQKVEGDLTASLPQTGAPGLGVLRWQEWALQWNRNKGNKAKYLVESRALLRGFFPDWNTEEVEKWSQVDFEAAAQSIMMETLREVKRLRPQRLWGMASYPNCYNFDSTQIALANYTGRCPAAEMALNDELMWLWKRSGALYPVLSLEKLPEGTKGAWLYATNQIREALRVAALAGTTFDLPVFPLIKIVYRSSNSFLSETDLVNTIGESAAMGASGVIIWEKSLAVKTQKSCSEFGLYVRQVLGPYAVNVTTAARLCGVSLCQGRGRCVRKKPEDPTYLHLPSANFMLLPNGAEGVRATGELPTAYVDLWKKNFRCQLFEALEGTAADQESGAVLENRRQITSPTVKTVIESQSQSTVLPAVPVTEVPTKQMVDSGSSALKTPIIHLSLLVLFSFIMFDVLGAGV from the exons ATGGCTGaaagaaaacacacatttaaccTCCTCTCCCTTTCTCATCTATTCCTCCACCTCTGTCTCTTCACTCCTGCATGTGTCTGCGGTCCTGCCCGAGCTCCTCTCCTCGCTGGCCAGCCTTTCCTGGTCCTGTGGGGGGTTCCAGATAAAGACTGTTTGGGTCGGCCAAACCCAGCGGCATTTGGGATGGAGTGGGAAGGCCGTGTTGCGATATTTTATGAGGACACACTAGGACTTTACCCGTATTTCACTATGCAGGATTGTCCTGTCAATGGTGGCCTACCACAACACACCAGCCTTGACCTTCACCTCCAGAAGGTGGAGGGCGACCTGACAGCCTCATTACCCCAGACAGGAGCACCTGGGTTGGGGGTGCTGCGCTGGCAGGAGTGGGCACTTCAGTGGAACAGGAACAAGGGAAATAAAGCAAAGTATCTTGTGGAGTCGAGGGCACTTCTCCGGGGATTTTTTCCAGATTGGAACACAGAAGAAGTGGAGAAATGGTCTCAG GTGGACTTTGAAGCAGCAGCACAGTCCATAATGATGGAAACCCTGCGGGAGGTgaagagactccgcccacaaaGATTATGGGGCATGGCCTCATATCCTAACTGTTATAACTTTGACTCCACCCAGATAGCATTAGCCAATTATACGGGACGATGCCCTGCGGCAGAAATGGCCCTTAATGATGAGTTGATGTGGCTCTGGAAACGTAGCGGTGCCCTTTATCCAGTCCTCTCTCTGGAGAAGCTGCCAGAGGGAACAAAAGGTGCGTGGCTTTACGCAACCAATCAGATCAGAGAGGCTTTACGAGTGGCGGCTCTTGCAGGGACTACCTTCGATCTTCCTGTGTTTCCGCTGATCAAGATTGTGTACAGATCCTCTAACTCCTTTCTCTCAGAG ACTGACCTGGTGAATACAATTGGAGAAAGTGCTGCTATGGGAGCATCTGGAGTCATTATATGGGAAAAATCCTTAGCAGTTAAAACACAG AAATCCTGCTCCGAGTTTGGCTTGTACGTTCGTCAGGTTCTCGGCCCTTATGCTGTCAATGTGACCACTGCAGCACGTCTCTGTGGAGTCTCACTGTGTCAAGGCCGTGGACGCTGTGTGCGGAAGAAACCCGAGGACCCCACATACCTGCATCTTCCTTCGGCCAACTTTATGCTTCTCCCAAACGGGGCAGAAGGTGTCCGGGCTACGGGAGAGCTTCCCACTGCTTACGTGGACCTCTGGAAGAAGAACTTCCGCTGCCAGTTGTTCGAAGCCTTGGAGGGTACAGCAGCCGATCAAGAATCAGGCGCGGTGCTGGAAAATAGAAGACAAATAACATCGCCAACAGTAAAGACAGTGATTGAGAGCCAGAGTCAGAGTACAGTGCTTCCAGCGGTTCCTGTGACAGAAGTGCCTACCAAGCAGATGGTGGACAGTGGAAGTTCTGCACTTAAAACCCCCATAATCCATCTCTCTTTGCTGGTTCTCTTCAGCTTCATTATGTTTGACGTTTTGGGAGCTGGAGTGTGA